One Phaseolus vulgaris cultivar G19833 chromosome 2, P. vulgaris v2.0, whole genome shotgun sequence DNA window includes the following coding sequences:
- the LOC137811979 gene encoding ribosomal RNA-processing protein 17 produces MEETVQRKGAHLKKRALKNKALGISFDEKDLKDYVTGFHKRKKKRRKEAQKQQNEALRRKRSEERKKRKLEREYVQYGVVPPDQNEERQEEVADQVESIAETKTYQSGDLKVTVVTSEINPEEESHHSERKEETVTPHSVVADKRQGVRISNKKPFKKVAKQKSRPKPANKRDKKKGKKRGKK; encoded by the exons ATGGAGGAGACAGTGCAGCGCAAAGGCGCGCACCTGAAGAAGAGGGCTCTGAAGAACAAAGCTTTGGGCATCAGTTTCGACGAGAAAGACCTCAAAGACTACGTCACTGGTTTTCACAAGCgcaagaagaagagaagaaaggaagccCAGAAGCAACAGAACGAGGCACTGCGCCGCAAACGCAGTGAAGAACGCAAAAAG AGGAAGTTGGAAAGAGAATACGTTCAGTATGGAGTCGTGCCACCTGATCAAAATGAGGAGCGCCAAGAAGAAGTTGCGGATCAAGTTGAATCTATTGCTG AAACGAAGACATACCAGAGCGGTGATTTGAAAGTTACTGTTGTGACAAGTGAGATCAACCCTGAGGAAGAAAGTCACCATAGTGAGAGGAAGGAGGAAACAGTGACCCCCCATTCTGTTGTGGCTGATAAAAGGCAAGGGGTACGTATAAGTAACAAAAAACCTTTTAAGAAGGTTGCAAAACAGAAGTCACGGCCAAAGCCAGCTAATAAGAGAGAtaagaagaaaggaaagaagcGGGGCAAGAAGTAA
- the LOC137811978 gene encoding sphingosine kinase 1-like, translated as MDRPAAIISDQVNVNGTVTQLSLFADGRLWWPEGGQRNLTIEKEVIAFTTDGLNIRLKTVVEVGDGCCGCGNRGKVVRNDIVFRPSSEESHRLWCRKLKEFIDSLGRPKRLFVFVNPFGGRKFAANIFRDQVKPLLEDAQVHLTVQETKHQLHAKQVVQSLDFSRYDGIVCVSGDGILVEVVNGLLQREDWDTAIKIPLGVVPAGTGNGMAKSLLDSVGDPCTITNAVLAIIRGHKRSLDVATITQGETRFFIVLMLAWGLVADIDIESEKYRWMGSARIDCYALTRIFHLRHYEGCLYFVPAPGFEAYGETISYPGSFTSKPIISDLIDGEPVKLKRLGYQGPEIDLENLSWRVLNGPFISVWLHNVPWGAENTKAAPHAEFSDGCLDLIIMKNCHKLPLLSLMSDLNNGGHVKSPHVMYLKVKVLVLEPGPRLGDHEKEGIIDADGEVLARGKGSYQCEQKALMTYDKLQITVDQGLATIFAPM; from the exons ATGGACCGACCCGCTGCCATAATCTCCGATCAGGTCAACGTTAACGGAACTGTGACGCAGCTATCCCTGTTTGCAGATGGGAGGCTGTGGTGGCCGGAGGGAGGTCAACGGAATTTGACCATTGAAAAAGAGGTTATCGCGTTCACGACTGATGGTTTGAACATTAGGCTGAAAACAGTGGTGGAGGTCGGAGATGGATGCTGTGGTTGCGGGAACAGAGGAAAAGTGGTTCGAAACGACATCGTGTTTCGGCCATCGTCGGAGGAATCGCACAGGCTCTGGTGCCGCAAGCTTAAAGAATTCATCGATTCCCTtg GACGCCCTAAGAGGCTCTTTGTTTTTGTCAATCCTTTTGGTGGAAGGAAATTTGCTGCCAATATTTTTAGAGATCAAGTTAAACCTCTTTTGGAAGACGCACAAGTCCATCTCACTGTTCaag AAACCAAGCATCAGCTCCATGCAAAGCAAGTTGTTCAGTCACTTGATTTTTCGAGATACGATGGAATAGTATGTGTCAGTGGAGATGGGATTTTGGTTGAG GTTGTAAATGGACTGCTTCAGAGGGAGGACTGGGACACTGCAATAAAGATACCCCTTGGAGTAGTTCCTGCAg GTACGGGGAATGGCATGGCAAAGTCTCTTCTCGATTCAGTGGGTGATCCTTGTACAATAACCAATGCTGTTCTTGCCATTATAAGAG GCCATAAGCGATCACTTGATGTGGCCACCATCACACAAGGGGAAACCAGATTTTTCATTGTGTTGATGCTTGCATGGG gTCTGGTGGCTGATATTGATATCGAGTCTGAAAAGTATAGGTGGATGGGAAGTGCTCGAATAGATTGTTAT GCTCTCACTCGAATCTTCCATTTGAGGCATTATGAAGGATGCCTTTATTTTGTGCCTGCACCTGGATTTGAAGCTTACGGGGAGACCATAAGTTACCCTGGCAGTTTTACTAGCAAACCCATCATTAGTGATCTAATTGATGGGGAGCCGGTGAAGTTAAAAAGGTTAGGCTATCAGGGACCTGAAATTGACTTGGAGAATTTGAGTTGGAGGGTTTTAAATGGACCATTTATTTCTGTCTGGCTTCACAATGTGCCTTGGGGTGCTGAAAACACCAAGGCTGCACCACATGCAGAG TTCTCAGATGGTTGTCTGGACTTGATCATTATGAAGAATTGTCACAAATTACCATTGCTGTCATTGATGTCAGATTTGAATAATGGAGGTCATGTAAAATCGCCACATGTCATGTACCTAAAG GTGAAAGTTTTGGTCTTGGAACCTGGGCCGCGCTTGGGGGACCATGAGAAGGAAGGGATCATAGATGCAGATGGTGAGGTTCTGGCGAGGGGTAAAGGATCGTACCAGTGCGAGCAGAAGGCTTTGATGACCTATGATAAACTTCAAATAACGGTGGATCAAGGCTTAGCTACTATTTTTGCTCCTATGTAG